Sequence from the Chloroflexota bacterium genome:
CGCACCGCCTCGATGGCGTTGCCGACCGTATTGGGCAGGAGGAACTCGACGCCTTTCGTATCCACCCCTTGCAGCTCGAGGAGCAGGATCTTGTTACCTTCTCCGTGACCGGTGAATTTCCCGTTCAGGAAGAGGGGTTTGCCGACAACGCGCTTCCCGTTCAGGTTACTCAAGCTCGCGATGGCGGGGTCCGTGGCGACCCACTGGTGCAGCCAGTTCTCCGTCTGCGCCAGGCACACCATCGGCTCGCCGCGCGCCAGGCGCATGTAGGGGGACACGTGGTTCCCGAAGATGAAGTCGATGCCGCCGTCGAGAAGCTGCTCCTCGGCGTCGAGCGGATCGGCGCTGAACCGATAGTCGCGCACGTCGATGCCGTGCTGCTTCCAGATCTCGGCCTTCTCCATGACGGTGAGGAGCGGAACCATCGACTCGGATCGGTAGATAAAACGAACGGGGACGATCTTCTGCTGCGTCATGCGCGCGTCTCCTTCGGTTCATGCTTCGCAATCGCAATCATTCGTTCTAAGGTGGAACCCTACTCGGGAACCGCGGCGCTGTCAAATTTGCGGTGTGCGCGAACCTGATCAGATTCGAGGGGGCGAATTTTCCCCCACGGGTCGTCGCCCGCAACGTACCGTGCCTCCAAGCTGGGGGAGCCAAAACGGGTCGAGGCAGGTCTCGGGCTGTGGTGTTAAATCCCGCGCAAGCCTAAACGGCCACATTGGTCGGATGTGGCCGATGTGCGTCTTGGCCGCCGGCGAGGCGCCCGCGCGGAAGCGCTCGCGCTCGTTCGGGAATTTCTCGACCAGCGCCGCGTTGCGCTCCGTGAACCTGTCCACCACGTCGACGCGCGGGTCGCGATCACGCCGATCGCACGCTTGCCTATCCTACGGCTACGTCCGCCGCGGTCCGGCCATCACACGGGAGCGAAGTCGTCGCGGCGCCAGAGTCACGGCGCCACGAATTGCCAGGGCCGCCGCCCGGTGCCAAAATGGGCGGCAACACGGCCGGCTCGACCACCGACGCTCGAGTCAAGAAGGGGGAGCGATGCCGAAGATGACGCGTCTCTCGACAATGTGGACCATCATCGCGCTCGGCGCCGTCGCGGCGTGCGGCGCGCCGACGGCCGCTCCCCGAACGGCGAGCGACGTGGGCTCCCCCGGCTCGACCGAGAAGACGGTGAAGCGCGCCGTGACGATCGTGGAGACGCGCGAGCCGACGTCGCTGGAGCCCAGCCTGCAGCCCCAAAACCGTGAGTGGTCCGCCTTGTCGTCCGGATTTCTGGCCTACTTCAACCGCGACAGCAGCGAGCCCCAGCCCTATCTGGCTGAAGAGCTGCCCAGCGTCGAGAAGGGGACCTGGAAGCTGCTGCCGGACGGCCGGATGGAGACGACGTACACCATCAAGCGCAACGCGACCTGGCACGATGGCGAGCCCATTACCGCGAGGGATTGGGTCTTCGCGTATCAGGCACGAACTGCGCCCGACGTCCCCGCGCATAACGCCGTCGTCGAGAAGCGACTGGCCCAGGTGGTCGCGGTCGACGACCACACGCTCTTCCTGGAATGGCGCGAGCCCTACATGTATGCGGGCTACACCCATCTGCCAGATTTCTCCCCGATGCCGCGGCACCGGTTGGAGGAGCAGTTCCTGCAGGACCGCGCTGGCTTCATCGACGGTCCGCAGTGGCGCGAAGAGTTCGTCGGGAGCGGGCCATATCGGGTCGTGAGCTGGGAGCCAGGCGTGGATATTGTCTTCCGGGCCCACGAGGGGTTCGTGTTCGGGAAGCCGCGGATCGACGAGGTTCGCGTGCGCTTCATCGGCGATGCGAACACGATCGTCGCCAACCTCCTGAGCGGGACGCTCGACGTGGCCTACTCCGGTAACATCGGGTTCTCGCAGGGCCAGGCCCTCGAGCAGGCGGGATGGAGCGGCAAGGTCACGTACGTCGAGGGGAACCCGCGCTTTCTGGAGTTCCAGGGACGCGACTGGGGCGACACGGTCCAGGCCGTCTTCGACGCGCGCGTCCGCCGGGCCGCGCACTACGCCATCGACCGCACGTCCATCGTCGACGCGATCTATGCCGGCCGTGCGCCCGTCGCGTATTACTGGCTATCGCCCCGAGACCCGTCGTACGCGGCCGTCGAGCGCGCGGTCCCCAAGTATGACTATGATCCCGGGCGTGCCGAGGCCTTGTTGCGCGAGGCAGGCTGGACCAAAGGGACTGATGGTCGACTCCGAAACGGCGCCGGCCAGCCGCTCACGCTTCCGCTCACCAACCTGCCCGGCGAGGTCGAGCAGCTCGAAGCCGCCATCGTCGTCGACAACTGGAAGGCGGCCGGCTTCGCCAGCGACGTGCAACGCCTCTCTCCCCAGGAGTGGCGTGACAACGAGCTGCGAAGCAAGTTTCCCGCCGTGGCTTACAACCGCCGCAACCTCTCGTACGACGATATGGTCTGGTTCAGCAGGAACGTCTCCCTCCCCGAGACTCGCTGGGGCGGGCAGAACCGCATCGGCTACGTCAACCCGCAGCTCGATGACCTCTGGGGCAAAGTGTTGGCCAGTGTCAACACGAGGGAGCGCGAGGGCTACCTCATCGATGCGATCCGCGTGATGATGGACGACGCGATGGTCGTATTGACCCACCTCCAGGCGGAGGTGCTGGCGTTCAACGCCGATCTCGTCGGCCCGTCGGAGCCGCCAGTCGAGAAGACCTCCCGCGTGTGGAACGTCTGGGAATGGGAGTGGCGGTGAGCGTCGGTCGCACGAGCCGCCGTGCGCTCATGTCGACGGACGTGGATCCGGTGTCGCGATCGTGGAGCGCTCGATCCGCGCGCTCGCGCGCCAGCGCTGAATCGTGAGATCGCCGGCGACGTAACACCCGAATGCCCCCAGCGCGACGATCGGGAACATCCCTTTGATGCCCGTGGCACTGGCGATGAGTCCGGCCGCGAGCGGCGCCACGATGTTCGACACGTCCGACGTTGCGCTGAACACGCTCGTGGCCACGCCGCGGCTCACCCGCGTGTCGTCCACCTCTTCCGCCAGCCCAGCGCTGTTTGACACCACGACGAGCGCGCGGCTCGCGGCAAAGAGGGTGAAGATGCCGAGGATAACCGCGAACGCGGGCGCGGCCGGCAGTGCGGCCATGAGCCCCATCTGGGCGACGAGGCCGAGGTAATTCACCTGGCGCAAGGTGAGGCGCCTGATCAGCGCGGCCAGGCTCGGCCGACCGATGGCATTGATGAAGGAGTACAACCCACGGGTCAGCCCGACCTCGGCCGGGCCGAGGCCCACGGCTGCGCCAAAAACGGGGAAGAAGCTCGACAGGACCAGGTGGAACAAGTTGTTCCAGAATCCCACGTTCACGACGCTCCAGAGTCCCGGATCTCCGATCGCCCGCACGAGGCTCGTTCGCCCGCCGGCCGCCCCGCTGGTCGCGGGCTTCGGCCGCGGATGGAGCTCCGGCGCGCCGACCAGAAGCGCGATGCCGAGGGCGCAGAAGACGACGCCGTAAAAGAAGGCGGCCGGATACCCGACGTAGTCGGCGAGCAGGCCCACCAGCACGTTCGATGTTGTGTAGCCGAACGCCTGCGTTCCCCCGTACCATCCCATCGCCTGACGGCGGTCAGCGCCGGCGACCAGCAGGTCCAGATATCGGGCGAGGAAGAAGGTCGTAGCAAGCCCGACGAAGATCCGATTCAGCACGAACATGACCATGAACGCGCGGATGTCGGGAAGGAAGGGCATCACCGCGCACGTCGGGATGGCTGCGCCCAGGCTGGCGAAGATGAGCGCGCGAGACCGCTCCGGTCGGTAGAGCTTCGGCACGGGGAAGCGCGAGGCGAGGGACGAGACGCCGCCGAGCGCAACGACCGCGCCAACGACCCCGACGGGGTATCCCAGATGGCTCAGGTACAGGGGGATGAGCAACGTCATCATGTTGAAGGGCCCCGAGATCGCCGCCAGAATGGCGTTCTCGCGAAGGGCAGAGCGTCCCAAGGCGCCTCCAAAAGTGGAAAACGTCACATGCGCGGCGTGGAAGGGCGCATGATCGCGTACGATCTCCCCCAGCATTGAGCGGCAGGAGGAGTTCGATGTCCGCTCTGGTGATTATCCCCACCTTCAACGAGCGGGACAACCTGCCAGCGCTCGTCGAGGCCATTCTCAGCCTCGACGCCGGGCTCCACGTCCTCATCGTCGACGACGGATCGCCCGACGGGACCGGGGAGATTGCCGATCGCCTGGCGCGCGAGACGGGGCGGGTTTCCGTCCTGAAGCGCTCCGGCAAACAGGGTCTCGGCACGGCATACGTCGCCGGATTTCGCTACGCGCTCTCCCACGATTTTGACCTCGTCGTGGAGATGGACGCCGATTTCTCGCACCGGCCCGAGGACCTGCCCCGCCTCATCGCCGCGGCCAAGGAGGCGGACGTCGTCATCGGGTCGCGGAACGTGCCGGGCGGGCGGGTGGTCGGCTGGTCGCCGCTACGGCAGCTCGTGAGCAAGGGCGGTAGCATCTACGCGCGGCTGCTCCTCGGGCTGCCGGTCGCCGACTGCACCAGCGGGTTCAAGTGCTTCCGCCGGAGCGCGCTTCAGATTCTCGACCTCGATGCCCTCCGCTCCAACGGCTACGCGTTCCAGGTTGAGGTGAACTTCGCGTGCGCGCAGGCGGGTCTGCGCTTCGCGGAGGTTCCGATCGTGTTTCCGGACCGCGCCCGAGGGAAGTCCAAGATGTCGTGGCACATCGCGGCGGAGGCCGCGTGGCTCGTGCTCCGATTCCGGATGGGACTGAGTCAGCCGCCGATCCTGTCGGCGGCGGTGGGCGGCTAGACTTGTTCTGCGCCAATCGTCTCGTAGGGGATTGCCGTGGATAGCAGCCTGCCCCAATCACTCCTCAACGCCGATGGGGACGAGATCGGCCCGATCTTCGATGCCGCCTGGCAGGCCGCCAGCATCCCACGCCAGCTCGCCCTCGCGTGCGCGCTGGCGGAATCCGGCCTGAACCCGCGGGCGGAGCGGTGGGGCCGATCCACAGCCGCGGCGCGCTCGGCCATCCAGGCTGACGACCGAGCCTGGCTTGCCGAGATCATCGACGCCGCGTGGCCGGACATCTCCTTCGGATACGGGCAGCAGATCGTCCTCTACCATTACCTGGGCGACCGAACGTCGTCGGTGGAAAACGTGCTCGCGGTCCGTGACGGCGTCTTCGCAGATCCAGCGGGCAATCTCGTCGACATGTGCCGGCGGCTCGCCGGCTGCCTGGCGCGCGCACGGGCCTGCGATTTGGAGCCCGTGGCGGGCGATGAGCTGCTCGGCGCGCTAGTCGTCTACAACAGCGGCGCGTGGCACGCGGCGGACGACGCGTGGTGGACGAGCTGGGCAGGGAATGTGCGCGCCTACGCGTCGATGCTGCAGCGCATTCGGAGCGGATGAGCGACCCGACCGAGACGCGACAGCAGGAAGGGGGCAACGCAGATGAGCGGCTTGGACCAACCGATCGTCATCGCGAACTCCAACTACCACGTTGGCCAGGAGCGATCGTTCCGCGTCGCCGAGGAGCAGGGCTTCCTACGGGAGGAGGGGCTCGATCGGTACGTCTACGAACGGGGCGGGCTCATTCCGGGGCGGTGGGAGTTCGAGGCCCTCGGCCAGGTGATGTGGGAGCGCGGCGTTGACATCGCGACGGCGGTGGACGTTCGAGCCGCCGTCCTCCAGCGGGCTCGGGGCGAGGACGTCTACATCGTCGGCGGGTGGCGGGTGCAGCTCGCTCCGCGGCTGATCGGCGCGAAGGGGATCACCGGCCCCGAGCAGCTTCGCGGCGCGCGGATCGGCGTGCGCGAGAAGTGGGGGCTCAATCACATCGGCCTCGCCTCGGCCATCTCGACCTTCGGAATCGATCCAGAGCGCGAGATCGAGTGGGTCGAGGACCCCATCGTCGGCTACGGAAGCGCTGGTGTGGAGGAGCTGCTTCGGTCCGGACGGGTGACGGTGCTGCCGCTCAACGGACGCGAGGCCGACCGCCTCATGGATGAAGGCTACCCGCTCGTTCTCGACCTCGAGACCTTCTACCGCGGCCGTGGCGCGTGGCCGCCCGGCAAGGTGATCGTGGCAACGCGGCGGACGGTCGAGCAGCGCGGCGCGGAGCTTCGCGCGTTCCTCCGGGCGAACCTGCGCGCTTTCTGGTTCGTCCAGGACCCGGCGAACCACGAGTACATGTTCGAACTCGAGACGCGGATGCGCGCCTCGACCTTCAACGACGACGAGCGCAAGCTGCGCATGCTGAGGAGCGAGTCGGAGGTCCCCGTGCAGACCTACGATGGTCCCCGGTCGACCGGCTATATGCCGATGGATGGCCTCGTGCCGCGCCCGGCGCTGGCCGCCATCGTGCAAGGGATGGCGCAGAAGGGGGAGATTGACTCGGCGTTCGCCGTGGATGACGTGCTGAAGGATCAGGCGTCCATCGACGCGTACGATCGGCTGGTGAGTCGAGGGCTCATCGACGCGGCTCTCGTGGCGCGGTGGCGGGGAGGCGCGGTCTGAGGGTCGACGGCAGCGGGCCGCGGCGTCGATCCGTCAGCGCGGCGGTTCAGCCCAGGCGGGGTATACTCGGACCCACGAGCCCCGCGCGGGACGCGCACCGCTTGGCGGCGCAGAATTGGCAGACATCATCCGGGAGAGGAGGCCACGATGGAGGACCAGCGCCCAGGAGCCGCGTACTGGATCGATCACTACGTGGTGCCCGTGACCGACATCGAGCGATGGGACGCCTTCTACACGAACGTGCTTGGCGCACAGCATCGCCAGATGGGCGGTGGCGGGCCCCGCCGGCCATCAGCGGCGCCGCCCACGAGGTTCACCTTCGTCAGCACGTGCCACGTCGGGGGCGCCCTCCGAACGGACGGGCTTCCCCCCAGCAGCGGCCTCGGCCGGGGGTTGCCGCGCTACAGCTACTTCGTTCGTTCTGAGGACCTCGACGAGCACCTGCGCCGCCTCGATCGCTTTCAGGTGCCCCATTCTGACGCCATGCGCACGTCGGAAGAGGGGGAGGATGGCATCGCGATTCGGTTCGAGGACCCGGACGGCAATCAGCTCGAGTTCTGGGCGCCCGACCGCCTGCCCCAGGGCGCGATGGAGGACGAGACGGCTGTCAAGGTCGGTCGCGTCGCGGGCGCGCTGTTCGAGTCGCGTGACCTCGCCCGGACCGCGGACTTCTACACGCGCTACTGCGGCGTCGACCCGGTCTCGAACGCCGACCTCCCGCATGATGTCCTCGTGCTGAAGCTGGCGGCGGGCGGCCGCATCGCCTTCAAGAAGGTCGATGCGCTGAGCGGCCGAACTGGCGGCCACATCCATCCTCTTCACACGGCACTCGTCGTCCGCGACGACGAGATGATGCAGGTTTATCGCCGCATGTGGGACGAGCTGGTGGAGTGGGATCATGACCCGACGATTCGTCGCCTGCTGCCGGATGAGGAAGCGCAAAGCCTGCCGGCGCGCACGGGAATCCACGGGAGTCCGAGCGGGCAGCCCTGGCGGACCGGATTCGGGCGCGGCGACAGCTTCTGGGACTGGGACACGAACGCGTTTCACTGGGTTCCTGGGGCGCCGATCGACGGCTCGATGACCACGTTCAAGGCGCTTTCGCCCTACCCCTACATCGACGCGTTTGTGGGGAGTGATTCGGCCTGAGGGGCGCCTTCGACAGGCCTCTCGTGAGCCAAGGCGAAGGGCTCAGGGCGAACGGGCGGACGGAGCCCGCCCGCCCTTCGACAGGACTGTCCTGTGCGAAGCCGACAGGCTGAGGGCGAACGGCGCTTCCTCAGGACTCGCCAGGCGGGATCACGCCGAGGCGACCGGCCTGATAGTCCTCAAAGGCCTGCGCCAGCTCTTCGCGGGTGTTCATCACGAACGGCCCGTAGTGCGCAACGGGCTCGCGGATTGGCAGACCCCCTAGGAGATAGATCTCGAGGGACGCGCTGGGTCCATCCTGGGCGCGCTCCGCGCCGACGCGGATGACGTTGCCCGGGCCGAGCACCGCGAGCTGGGCGCCGCGAATGGGCGTCCGCTCCTGCCCCGCATATCCACGGCCGCCCAACACGTAGACCAGGGCGTTGAAGTCCGACCGCCACGGAACGTCGACTTCGGCGCCGGGCGCGATCGAGGCGTGGACGACGGTGATCGGCGTGCGGGTGACGCCGGGCCCTTGATGCTCCCCAATGGCACCGGCGATGACCCGAATGAGGGCGCCCCCGTCCGGTGAGCGAAGCAGCGCGACAGACTGGCCACGGATGTCCTGATACCGAGGCTCGATCATCTTCTCGCGCGCGGGCAGGTTCACCCAGAGCTGCACGCCGTGAAAGAGCCCGCCGCTCGCCACGAGCTGGGCTGGCGGCCGCTCGATGTGGAGGATTCCGCGGCCGGCCGTCATCCATTGGGTGTCCCCGTTGGTGATCACGCCTCCGCCGCCGTGAGAATCCCGGTGCTCCATCACGCCGTCGA
This genomic interval carries:
- a CDS encoding peptide ABC transporter substrate-binding protein, encoding MPKMTRLSTMWTIIALGAVAACGAPTAAPRTASDVGSPGSTEKTVKRAVTIVETREPTSLEPSLQPQNREWSALSSGFLAYFNRDSSEPQPYLAEELPSVEKGTWKLLPDGRMETTYTIKRNATWHDGEPITARDWVFAYQARTAPDVPAHNAVVEKRLAQVVAVDDHTLFLEWREPYMYAGYTHLPDFSPMPRHRLEEQFLQDRAGFIDGPQWREEFVGSGPYRVVSWEPGVDIVFRAHEGFVFGKPRIDEVRVRFIGDANTIVANLLSGTLDVAYSGNIGFSQGQALEQAGWSGKVTYVEGNPRFLEFQGRDWGDTVQAVFDARVRRAAHYAIDRTSIVDAIYAGRAPVAYYWLSPRDPSYAAVERAVPKYDYDPGRAEALLREAGWTKGTDGRLRNGAGQPLTLPLTNLPGEVEQLEAAIVVDNWKAAGFASDVQRLSPQEWRDNELRSKFPAVAYNRRNLSYDDMVWFSRNVSLPETRWGGQNRIGYVNPQLDDLWGKVLASVNTREREGYLIDAIRVMMDDAMVVLTHLQAEVLAFNADLVGPSEPPVEKTSRVWNVWEWEWR
- a CDS encoding MFS transporter: MGRSALRENAILAAISGPFNMMTLLIPLYLSHLGYPVGVVGAVVALGGVSSLASRFPVPKLYRPERSRALIFASLGAAIPTCAVMPFLPDIRAFMVMFVLNRIFVGLATTFFLARYLDLLVAGADRRQAMGWYGGTQAFGYTTSNVLVGLLADYVGYPAAFFYGVVFCALGIALLVGAPELHPRPKPATSGAAGGRTSLVRAIGDPGLWSVVNVGFWNNLFHLVLSSFFPVFGAAVGLGPAEVGLTRGLYSFINAIGRPSLAALIRRLTLRQVNYLGLVAQMGLMAALPAAPAFAVILGIFTLFAASRALVVVSNSAGLAEEVDDTRVSRGVATSVFSATSDVSNIVAPLAAGLIASATGIKGMFPIVALGAFGCYVAGDLTIQRWRASARIERSTIATPDPRPST
- a CDS encoding polyprenol monophosphomannose synthase, producing the protein MSALVIIPTFNERDNLPALVEAILSLDAGLHVLIVDDGSPDGTGEIADRLARETGRVSVLKRSGKQGLGTAYVAGFRYALSHDFDLVVEMDADFSHRPEDLPRLIAAAKEADVVIGSRNVPGGRVVGWSPLRQLVSKGGSIYARLLLGLPVADCTSGFKCFRRSALQILDLDALRSNGYAFQVEVNFACAQAGLRFAEVPIVFPDRARGKSKMSWHIAAEAAWLVLRFRMGLSQPPILSAAVGG
- a CDS encoding VOC family protein encodes the protein MEDQRPGAAYWIDHYVVPVTDIERWDAFYTNVLGAQHRQMGGGGPRRPSAAPPTRFTFVSTCHVGGALRTDGLPPSSGLGRGLPRYSYFVRSEDLDEHLRRLDRFQVPHSDAMRTSEEGEDGIAIRFEDPDGNQLEFWAPDRLPQGAMEDETAVKVGRVAGALFESRDLARTADFYTRYCGVDPVSNADLPHDVLVLKLAAGGRIAFKKVDALSGRTGGHIHPLHTALVVRDDEMMQVYRRMWDELVEWDHDPTIRRLLPDEEAQSLPARTGIHGSPSGQPWRTGFGRGDSFWDWDTNAFHWVPGAPIDGSMTTFKALSPYPYIDAFVGSDSA
- a CDS encoding pirin family protein, with product MPAVTVEDPLALPILPTLPAEQVVVRPIRSVTNAPAGLEGEGFPVRRAFAGVPLSVLDPFVHMDQMGEVDYAPGEPKGTPWHPHRGFETVTYMIDGVMEHRDSHGGGGVITNGDTQWMTAGRGILHIERPPAQLVASGGLFHGVQLWVNLPAREKMIEPRYQDIRGQSVALLRSPDGGALIRVIAGAIGEHQGPGVTRTPITVVHASIAPGAEVDVPWRSDFNALVYVLGGRGYAGQERTPIRGAQLAVLGPGNVIRVGAERAQDGPSASLEIYLLGGLPIREPVAHYGPFVMNTREELAQAFEDYQAGRLGVIPPGES